GCACGGTCCAACAGCCTCCTGATTTTTTCCTTCAAGtaaaaatatgtgaaaacagtAAACAAGCAGCTTCAGTATAGGTTTCTTCAAGATTAAATTCAAATAGCTTTAAATTATATGTCCAACACTGAGATTATGgacgaaaaaaaaaatatgacaaaaacaacaaatgcaCAGCATTAATAAAACTTGACAATAATGTCTCTGCTGTCTTGTGGCATATTTAAACAAAGTTACAGATccgtgaaaaagtatttgccgtCTTCCCTTTTCTAGATttctgcatatttgtcacacttacatgtttcagatcatcaaacaaatttttacATTAGACAACGATAAcaagagtaaatacaaaatgcagtttttaaactaTGATTTCATTAATTAAGGGGAAAAAGCTGTCCAAACCTACCACCTTCCACTCTTGTTAAGTCATGATTTAAttgattaaccacatttttggAAAGCTGACTTCAATTTCATTAGCCCCACCCAGGCCATTTACTGCCAGAAATCCTTACAGTAAGCTAAAAAGGTgtcaaaagcaacacatcatgccacGATGTAAAAGAATCAGCTCATTGACCTCTATCAGTCTGAAAAGggtttctaaggctttgggattCCAATGAACTACGGGGaaagccattatccacaaaagGAGAAAACCTGGAACAGCGGTGAACCTTCCCAGCCTACCAAAATTCCTCCAAAAGCACATCActgactcatccaggaggtcactaAGGAGCCCAGAAAACATCAAAGGAAGTGTAGGACTCACTTACCGTAGTTAAGGTTAGAGTTCATTATTCAATAATAAGAAAGACACAGGGCAAAACTGAGACCCAAGGTGAAAATCACTCCTGACCAAAAAGATTACAAAAGCTCACCTCACATCTTCCAAAAAACATCTTTATGATCAGTGGAAAGATAAAAGCGGAACTTTTGAGAAGTCAGAGTCCTGTTACATCTGGCATGAAACTAACACACTATTTCATTAAAAGATCATAATGGTCAAACACGGTGGCGGTGGTATGGcggtctggggctgctttgctgcttcaggacctggacaACTTGTTGTAACCAATAGAGCCATAAATTATTCTCTCTATTAAAAAATCCTAAAGGTGAATGTTTTAGTTCATGCACTGAAGCTCAAGTGCATGTGGGTTATGTGGCAGGATGATGatgcaaaacacaacacaaagtcCATCTCTGaatgactcaaaaaaaaaaaaaaaacccgtcaaaaagcaaagtgaagGTTTTGAAGTGGTCTAGTCAAAGTCCAAACCCCATCAAATGCTTTAGCAGGACCTTAAAGAGAAATGCTAACACATAAAAGCTAATTTACACCAATATGCCCTGTTTtcaaaaacagacatagataacACTGTcggtgaagctggatttaactttaagtgcttaaagttttaaaaacatgtttagtgCCGTCTTCTGTCAGTACAGAACGTGATGACATGTGGTTGGTTGCGGCTAATagacttacattagtttatgttagctaactagtgaCAGAATCAATAACTATAGGaggaaaataaagacaataaaactaaaaatcagtTTAAGGGGATCACATTTGTGCTGCCCCTGACTGCACTGTATATAACTTCCTATTATCCAAAAATCCCCTCCCAAATGTCAAACCCCAGAGGGCTGTTTTTGTATCAGTATCACATTTATGTGCTAAAGAAGACCTTTCTACACATTTCAATCATTTCCTATACCCTACCACTTCAATCCAATAACAGTTTGAGTTGTTGGTATTTTATTGGCAGCTGTGTCGGGTTCTTTATGTGGAATTTCtgaaaaattacaagaaattcTGAGAGGTTATTGCAGCAGTGCTGTCAACCATATATTATACTCATTACCTTTGATTTATCATTTCCAATCTCCTTCTGCACTTTGGACACAATAATCTTGCATGTAGGGCAGGAGCCTGGAAAAACTTCATCCGACAGAATCTGAGATGAAAGTTTCGGTAAAAAGCTTTCAATTTgcacaaaataacaaaataagcTTCTTTATGGAGGAAACTTTGTCAAGTTTGAGCTTTCTCACCTCCTCTTTGTTGTGGTTGCCTTtcttgttttcatgttgttgtaACTTCTGTGGAAAACGCTCCTCCTCAGTTTGGTCCTTCCGAGACTTCAACGACTCAACAAAAGCTAAGAAATAAAGCATGCTTTAGAAAAGTAGTTCAGTTATCATAAAGGTGGAGTAAATATTGCTGCTTTTTTACTTGTGGAGAGCAGGAGAAGGGCGATGGTGATGGCAGCACTCATGGTTGTCCACGCTGTCTCATTTGTGCTGTTTTCTGGGCCTTTTATACTTCTCTGCGGCTTATGCAGTTTACTTCTCAAAAAAAATCAGCACTTATTTTACCACATAGTGACCCTTaaacagcatttttaaaatttgcagtataaagtgtttttaaaacAGCATTAACTGTCAGATGAAATACAACCCCAACTCTAACAAGGTTGGGATTCtgtgaaaaaaggaaataaaaagagAGTTCATTGATTTGCACATCTagtaaataaaagaatttgcactgtaaaacataaaaaacataccaaatgtttaaaatgatacATTGTAACCTTTCGAATAAAATATTggttcattttgaatttgatttgtctcaaaaaaaGTTAGGACAGGGGcaacaaaaagctggaaaagtaagtggtTCTAAAAGGAAACAGCTGGAATTTAGTATAAAAAGAGTGTCATGGAGAGGCAGAAGCTTTACAAGTAAAGACGGGCCAAGGTTCTGCAGATAAACCCTGCGAAATATGGAATAATTTACAAATAATATTCTTGAGGTTGTCTTGAAAGCTTCCCGAAAACCTTCAGTTGATTCACAATCCTGCAGTGAGAATACTGGCAGGGACTAATAAGAGAGAGGAATATCATCACTGATCAGGCACAACTTCATGAccactgacaaaaaaaacacttttataattattttagggggaaagtgtatttttttgtcCTTAGAGTTGATGTTAGTAGCATAAAAAGCCTAAGAGCAAGCATAAGGTTTTAAGCAAGTATGACAAGGGTCAAATCGTGATActcggggtggctgtagctcaggtggtagagctgGTCACctactaactggaaggttggtggttcggtcccaagtatccttgggcaagatgctaACTACATGTTGATTTCTAATTTATCCATtgaagtgtgaatgttagataggaaGTGCTTAGAAACAGTgtagaagaaagtgcttgtgtgaatgtacAAGTTGTGCTATTTACCAATTTGTGAAGGGTAGACCCTGGGTCAAAGCATCTCCTAAACTGCTGCTCTTGTGGGGTGTTTCCAGTGGTCAGCATCTATTAAAATGGGTCCAAGaaaggaacagtggtgaaccagcGACAGAGTCATAGGAGGCCCTACTGTGGCTCAAATTGCCAAAAAGTCAGTGCTTGCTGTAGCAATGGAAGAGGGTCGCCTGGTCTGCTGAATCCTTTCATTTACATCACATGGATGGCTCGGCGTATGCGCGTAGCTTCCTGGGGAACATGAGCACCAGGAAGAAGGCAAACCGTAAACAAAATAATATTGCCTAATATGTCACTGTGCGCCTTGCTGATTGGATctacttttgtgtgtttggttATTTATGCTCCCCTGGTTTGACTTGCACCTTATCGTGGGGTGCGCATGAAGAGGTGAAAGCATGCAAAAATTTGATAGttcttctgacatttcttttcttggcAGCCCATTCTCTCACTGGTAAGCTGCAGCTCTGAGCTGATGTCAAAAGTATATAAGTGCATGGACTAGCAGCTCTTttagtttatgtttttaatcaatgtaaaaaaaaaaaagaaagaaggaaaaacagctttttaatgATGTGAACGGCATCGCTGTCTGTTAACTTGCTCTTGGCAACTGGTATATTGTTGAAGTAAATATTGCAAGGGCAGTGTTatcaaattttactttttaacatCTATGTTTTAAAGACGTATTTCACCACCACCACTATGCTTTTCCTGGCTCTCACACCACAAGTTTGCACATTTGACCACATGTATAATTTGAGCTTCCGCCAATATTCGTATctatatgtgtttttgtgtgataATATGTGCAAAATGGTGCAACGTGAAAGAATTGTGCAGGCACCTTTTCTCATTTTACCTGTACGTTAATAACGTCCTGACATTATAATGGCACTCTCAATCCCCACACTACAGGGCTGTTGGGCCTCTCACACCACATGCCACTTTTGATATTTCGCCCAAATGTATCATCTGAGTCTTCCATTGTGTATTTCAATTTTGAAGATATATTTACTAGTGAGCTTTCTATAGTTTTAACAGCTGAAAAGGAAACGCAGACCAACACCTTCTTGCTTCGAACACTTACGTGTTGTACATTCTCACTTTCAAGAGCACAGTCAGCAacatta
Above is a window of Oreochromis niloticus isolate F11D_XX linkage group LG19, O_niloticus_UMD_NMBU, whole genome shotgun sequence DNA encoding:
- the gnly gene encoding antimicrobial peptide NK-lysin, whose product is MSAAITIALLLLSTTFVESLKSRKDQTEEERFPQKLQQHENKKGNHNKEEILSDEVFPGSCPTCKIIVSKVQKEIGNDKSKEKIRRLLDRACNKLKFSLLRSACRKILKTVKNKLINALTNGKSARTICTNLKLCKATFL